A region of the Elusimicrobiota bacterium genome:
AGCGCAGGCCGTGGAAGTCCTGCTCGCACCAACAGGTCACGAAGAGGTCCAGCGGCTCCTGCGTAAGCTTGCGCACCGCGGGGGAGGAGGAGCGCGGCTCGCAGAGCACCGGGACCGGGCCGGCCTGGTCCGGCAGATGCTGGGCGCGGCCCCTGACGATGGCTCCCGCCACGGTCATGCCCAGGTCCTCGGCGATGTCCCGGAACCCCTCGAACAGGTAGGGATCGCCCATGAAGGCGGTCCGGCGGTTCAGGAAGTACTGCGGGATGATCCATTGCAGCCGCGGGATGACCCGGGCCAGCTCCGCCGCGATGAAGGCCTCGGCCTCCTTGAGCCGGCCCGCGGCCTTGCCCACATCGCGCAGGAAGCGCTCGGTCTTGGGCAGGCCGAAAGGCAGCTCCGTCTCCACCAGAGCCGCGCCCGTGGCCCGGGCCAGGCTGCGCGCCGCGGCCCGGCCGTAGGGCAAAGAGACGATGAGGTCCGCCTCGGCCACGCGCCGCAAAGCCGCGGCCGGCTCGCCGCCCAGCCAGACCGAGACCGTCTCCAGGCCCAATGCCGCCAGCATCCGGCGCAGTTCGGCGAGGTTGCCGAAGTGGTCGGCCTCGTTGCGGTCCATGAAATAGCCCACGAGCGCGGCTTTCTTGAGCGGCCCTTTCTGGGCCTTGACCCGGCGCTTGCCCCCCAGGTCCAGACCGCGGGCCAGGGCGTTGAGCACCTGGCCGTAGCCGTCGAGCCAATCGCCGATGAGCGAATCCGGCGCGATGTCGATGGCGGGCTTGGAGAGCTTGCCCGCCAAGGACCGGATGACCCGGCCGTAGTCCACGCCCGTGATGGAGCACATGGGCAAGGCCGTGACCAGCACCAAGCCCGACTCCTTGAGGCCGTCCACGGTCAGGATGTGGCGCCGGATGATCTCGTCATGCTCCTTGACCACGCCGCGCGAGCAGACGTTGGTGAAGGCCACGCGGTGGCGGCCGCTGATGCGCAGGAGCGTCGAGCCCAGGTCGTGTCGGCCGTGGATGAAGTGGGACTTGTAGAGCACGCAGTCCGGGCCGTCCACCAGGATGTAGGCGTCCGGGATCGCGTTGACAGCGAGATAGACCCCCATGAGGGTCGGGAAGTTCATCGGCTTGCCGTGGCCTTCGGACATCATTGCCCCCCCATGAAGCGCGCATAGCGCCGCGGCAGCGGCCAGCGGCAGATGCCGTCGAGCTTCCGCACGCTGCGCACGGCCCCGGCCAGGCCCATCTCGAAGCAGTCCAAGGAGAACTGCGCCTTGCCGGCCTTGGCCAGGCGGGAATCGTAGGTGTACTCGGAGTAGACCGCCTCGAAGCGGCCCTCGCGCAGCAGGCGGGCAAGCTCCTCGGGCGTCTGGAAGAAGCTCAGCCCCGGGGCCTTCTTCTTGGCCTCCCCGAAGCAGAGAATCTCCACGCCGAAGCCCATCTCCCGCAGCAGGCGCAAGAGCGGCACGCCCCAGGTCTGCGCCGGGTCGGTCAGGCGCCGCATGTGGAAGCCGTCGACTACGAAAGCGACGCTGCGGCCGCGCGCCCGGCGGCGCGCCGCGTCCCAGCCCGCGGACAGCTCCTTGGCCGCCCTGGCCAGCGCCGGCTTGGCCCCGCGCTTGAGGCCCAGTTCCCCAGCCACCGCCCGCACCCAGGCCTGGGTCCCCTCCCAGCCGTAAGGCGCCTCGGGCCGCAGGGTCTTGATGGGCAGGTGCTCGAAGAACTCCTGGTAGGTCTTGGCATAGGCGCCGTTGGGGTAGAGGACCTGGACCTCGGCAGAGAGATAGGACTGCACCGCAGCCAGGCTCAATGACGGCATGACCCGGACGTTGATCTCGACGCCCGCATCCCTCAGCAAGGCGGACAGCTCCTGCAGGGCTTGGCCTTCGGGGAAGCCCACCAGGTTGACGCAGCGGCTGCGGCGCTGCACCTTGGCGAAGGACGGGTCTTCCTGGAGCCGGCGGAACAGGGCCAGGCACACGTCGAAGTCCTTGCAGCTGGTATGGTTGAGGTAGACGATGGGGATCTTGGTGCGCTTCTGCCAGCGCGCCACCACGGCCTCCGCGTCGTCGCCGATCACGGTCGGGATGCAGGTCGAGTGCACCACCACCGCCTCGGCGCGGCCCTCCGCGTGCGCCACGGCCGCGGCCAGGGCCTCGTCGAGCTTGCGTCCGCCGCCATGGATGACGTCGAGGTCGCGGAGGTTGGTCATCACGTTCCAGCGGCCCTCGCCCTCGTCGCCCCGAGGCGCCAGGGCGCCTCGGTCCCGCAGGCGCTTGCCTTTCTCCTCTCGCCTGCGGGGCCCGGGGTCTTCCCGAGGGCCTTCATCATGCCGCTCCACGAAAGGCGGCCAGGGGAACTTGAAGAAGGCCGGCAGGCTGGCATCATTGTAGCTGGGCGTGGCGTAGGAGCATTCCAGGTCCTGGTGCCAGACGTTGACCACGGGAGTCGAGCCCTCCAGGCACATGCGCACGTTGCGGCGGGGCTCGAAGTCGCAGAAGAAGTTGCGCCACTGGTCCGCCGCCCCCCAGACCTGGGAGTTGGGGCCCGGGTCATTGTCCCAGAGCGAGCCGTGCCAGGCCGCGAGGTCCTGCTCCGAAGGCCCCCTGGGGCCGGGGTCAGGACCGGGGCCAGGATCGGGGCCGGGCCCGGGATCAGGGCCAGGGCCAGGGCCAGGCTGAGCCGGAGCCGCCGATGAGACGACGGCCGGCGCAGGCTCGACGCCGGATGAGACGAATCCATCGCGGGAGAGCTCATGGAAGCGCTCGTCCTGGAAAGGGGTCGGGACCTTGGCCTTGGCCCGGTCGAAGTCCCAGAGCCGCTGCGCCAGAGCCAGGACCTTCTTGGAGAACTCGCAGCGCGGCGCGTGCTCCGCCGCGGTCACGCGCCGCCGCTCCGCCTCCCGCACCGCGGCCTCGCGCGGCAGGAAGGCCAGGACCTTGGTCCCTAGGCCCGCGGCGAAGCGTTCCACCACAGCGCGGTCCGCTCCCGGGTCGCGCAGGTTGCCGACCAGGCCGCAGAGCGTGATGCCGTTGGCGCTGTAGTTGCGCACCGCCCGGGCGATGTTGTTGACCGCGTAGAGGGACATCAGCTCCTCGGAGGTCACGATGACCACCTTGTCCGCGAAGCCCTGGCGCAGGGG
Encoded here:
- a CDS encoding AAA family ATPase → MQRIAIFGKGGIGKSTLAANLAAVYARQGKKVLLVGCDPKHDTTVALTEGRPIKTVVEQSAFMDANARDLSGLLVRGRLGVDCVEAGGPEPGIGCAGRGISRMIELLNGAGILSEGRHDVALFDVLGDVVCGGFAAPLRQGFADKVVIVTSEELMSLYAVNNIARAVRNYSANGITLCGLVGNLRDPGADRAVVERFAAGLGTKVLAFLPREAAVREAERRRVTAAEHAPRCEFSKKVLALAQRLWDFDRAKAKVPTPFQDERFHELSRDGFVSSGVEPAPAVVSSAAPAQPGPGPGPDPGPGPDPGPGPDPGPRGPSEQDLAAWHGSLWDNDPGPNSQVWGAADQWRNFFCDFEPRRNVRMCLEGSTPVVNVWHQDLECSYATPSYNDASLPAFFKFPWPPFVERHDEGPREDPGPRRREEKGKRLRDRGALAPRGDEGEGRWNVMTNLRDLDVIHGGGRKLDEALAAAVAHAEGRAEAVVVHSTCIPTVIGDDAEAVVARWQKRTKIPIVYLNHTSCKDFDVCLALFRRLQEDPSFAKVQRRSRCVNLVGFPEGQALQELSALLRDAGVEINVRVMPSLSLAAVQSYLSAEVQVLYPNGAYAKTYQEFFEHLPIKTLRPEAPYGWEGTQAWVRAVAGELGLKRGAKPALARAAKELSAGWDAARRRARGRSVAFVVDGFHMRRLTDPAQTWGVPLLRLLREMGFGVEILCFGEAKKKAPGLSFFQTPEELARLLREGRFEAVYSEYTYDSRLAKAGKAQFSLDCFEMGLAGAVRSVRKLDGICRWPLPRRYARFMGGQ